Proteins encoded within one genomic window of Humulus lupulus chromosome 1, drHumLupu1.1, whole genome shotgun sequence:
- the LOC133823701 gene encoding secreted RxLR effector protein 78-like, producing MAVYQANWEVLKEDLMEVFRRMRGVLADTILEAQAAFVEGRQILDSVLVANEAVEEYRSKGRSGLVFKIDFEKAYDYVEWDFLDLVLAKKGFEQKLRRWMRGCFSSVSYSVFINERPRGKFFTTRGLRQGDPLSPFLFTVVVDILGRMVDRAVESSLLHRFLIGREKVIVSHLQFANDTMFFVKDECSI from the exons ATGGCAGTGTACCAAGCTAACTGGGAAGTATTGAAGGAAGACTTGATGGAGGTATTCAGAAG GATGAGGGGGGTTCTCGCTGACACAATATTAGAAGCTCAAGCTGCTTTTGTAGAGGGTAGGCAAATATTAGACTCGGTTTTGGTAGCTAATGAGGCTGTTGAGGAATACAGAAGTAAAGGAAGAAGTGGACTGGTTTTCAAAATTGACTTTGAGAAAGCTTATGACTATGTCGAGTGGGACTTCCTAGATTTGGTATTAGCAAAAAAGGGCTTCGAACAAAAATTGAGGAGATGGATGAGGGGTTGTTTTTCCTCTGTCTCATACTCTGTCTTCATAAACGAGAGACCTAGAGGGAAGTTTTTCACAACCAGGGGTCTTAGGCAGGGTGATCCCCTATCCCCTTTCTTGTTTACTGTTGTGGTGGACATTCTAGGAAGAATGGTAGATAGAGCCGTTGAGTCATCTCTTCTCCATAGATTCCTTATTGGGAGAGAAAAGGTCATAGTAAGCCACCTTCAATTTGCAAATGATACGATGTTCTTTGTGAAAGATGAGTGTTCAATTTAG